In a genomic window of Actinomycetota bacterium:
- a CDS encoding ImmA/IrrE family metallo-endopeptidase — MTRWPTKDSPPANHEMVTLARESRGLTQKEAANRLGISQARLSKTEGGLASIDEELLGKLSKVFQYPPEFFSVKNAVFGPGISEFFHRKLQATPVRKLRKLHAEISIKIFNIQRLLRAVDIVADDIPRFDLEEDWSVKEAARAVRARWNLPPGPIQNVVKSIETAGGIVIPCKFECSVDAISRYIPGLPRLFFVDDSLPGDRLRMTLAHELGHAVMHQVPNPEMEDQAFQFAAEFLMPEREICTQFGDQVNLAKLGTMKQVWKVSMAALLKCAGDLGKITPRMQRHLWAQMSKAGYRTREPADFDIPKEEPQLLKQIIEIHQTDLGYGLSELSKLLVLLEDEARNTFNIDRTKAESKLRLRAV; from the coding sequence ATGACCCGATGGCCAACTAAGGATTCACCTCCGGCCAATCATGAAATGGTGACTCTTGCAAGGGAGTCGCGCGGCTTAACACAAAAAGAAGCAGCTAATCGACTTGGCATTTCCCAAGCGCGACTTTCAAAAACTGAAGGCGGCCTTGCGTCTATTGATGAAGAATTACTTGGAAAATTATCGAAAGTATTCCAGTATCCACCTGAATTTTTCTCAGTCAAAAATGCTGTATTCGGGCCAGGCATCAGCGAATTTTTCCATAGAAAGCTCCAGGCTACGCCTGTCCGTAAATTGCGCAAACTTCATGCTGAGATCAGTATCAAGATATTCAACATACAGCGGCTTCTAAGAGCAGTTGACATCGTAGCTGATGATATTCCACGTTTTGACTTGGAGGAAGATTGGTCAGTTAAAGAAGCTGCGCGTGCAGTACGTGCAAGGTGGAATCTACCTCCTGGGCCAATTCAGAATGTGGTTAAGTCGATTGAAACGGCTGGGGGAATTGTAATTCCGTGTAAATTCGAGTGTTCCGTTGACGCAATAAGTAGATATATACCTGGGCTTCCTCGGCTTTTTTTCGTTGATGATAGTCTCCCGGGTGATCGCCTTAGAATGACGCTTGCACATGAACTTGGACATGCTGTGATGCATCAGGTGCCTAACCCCGAGATGGAAGACCAGGCCTTTCAATTTGCTGCAGAGTTTTTAATGCCTGAAAGAGAAATATGTACTCAATTTGGCGATCAAGTGAACTTGGCAAAACTTGGGACAATGAAGCAAGTTTGGAAAGTGTCAATGGCAGCGCTACTAAAGTGCGCCGGTGACCTTGGAAAAATTACACCCCGCATGCAGCGACATTTGTGGGCGCAAATGAGCAAAGCTGGATATAGAACAAGAGAGCCTGCCGATTTTGATATCCCCAAAGAAGAACCTCAACTGCTCAAACAAATCATTGAGATCCACCAAACAGACCTTGGATATGGGCTATCTGAGCTAAGCAAACTGCTGGTTCTTTTAGAAGACGAGGCTAGAAACACTTTTAATATCGATCGTACAAAAGCCGAATCAAAACTTCGCCTGCGTGCAGTCTAA
- the guaA gene encoding glutamine-hydrolyzing GMP synthase, with protein METVLVLDFGAQYSQLIARRVRECRVYSEMIPYDTPVEQIKAREPKGLILSGGPASVYADDALEIDPEIFELGIPVLGICYGMQAMAHSLGGEVTRTGKSEFGKTELNVTKEVVLFDDLPATQTCWMSHRDSVTTPPDGFEVTGTTASSPVAVMESTERKLYGIQCHPEVVHTPYGTDILKNFLFEACDCSPSWTVVSIIEESVDAIKAQVGDERVICGLSGGVDSSTAALLVYRAVRDNLTCIFVDHGLLRKNEAEQVIDAFENHFHVPLIHIQAEERFQKKLTGVTEPEQKRKIIGEEFIRIFEEEARKLEGARFLVQGTLYSDVIESGTRDAAKIKSHHNVGGLPEDMDLDLVEPLRHIFKDEVRNVAAELGLPDNMVWRQPFPGPGLAIRIIGEVTHERLELLREADFILQEEVRRAGLYRDLWQSFCVLPAIRSVGVMGDERTYAYPIIIRAVTSEDAMTADWARLPYDLLETVSSRIINEVPGVNRVALDISSKPPSTIEWE; from the coding sequence ATGGAAACGGTTCTCGTACTCGACTTCGGCGCTCAATACAGCCAGCTCATCGCTCGGCGGGTACGTGAGTGCCGTGTTTACTCCGAGATGATCCCCTATGACACGCCCGTCGAGCAGATAAAGGCGCGCGAGCCCAAGGGGCTCATCCTCTCCGGCGGCCCGGCCAGCGTCTACGCCGACGACGCCCTGGAGATAGACCCGGAGATCTTCGAGCTGGGCATCCCGGTGCTGGGGATCTGCTACGGCATGCAGGCGATGGCCCATTCGCTGGGCGGCGAAGTAACCCGCACCGGCAAGAGCGAGTTCGGCAAGACCGAGCTCAACGTCACCAAGGAAGTAGTCCTCTTCGATGACCTCCCCGCCACCCAGACCTGCTGGATGAGCCACCGCGATTCCGTGACCACCCCGCCCGATGGCTTTGAGGTAACCGGTACCACCGCCAGCTCGCCGGTCGCGGTCATGGAGAGTACAGAACGCAAACTTTACGGGATCCAGTGTCATCCGGAAGTCGTACATACGCCTTACGGCACCGACATCCTCAAGAATTTCCTCTTCGAAGCCTGTGACTGTTCGCCCAGCTGGACCGTGGTCTCCATCATCGAGGAATCGGTGGATGCCATCAAGGCGCAGGTCGGCGACGAAAGGGTCATCTGTGGGCTGTCCGGCGGGGTCGACTCCTCGACTGCGGCGCTGCTGGTCTACCGGGCGGTGCGCGACAACCTCACCTGCATCTTCGTGGACCACGGGCTGCTTCGGAAGAACGAGGCGGAACAGGTCATCGACGCCTTCGAGAACCATTTCCATGTACCGCTGATCCATATCCAGGCGGAGGAGCGATTCCAGAAGAAGCTCACCGGCGTCACCGAGCCGGAGCAGAAGCGCAAGATAATCGGCGAAGAGTTCATCCGTATCTTCGAGGAAGAGGCCCGCAAGCTGGAAGGCGCCCGCTTCCTGGTGCAGGGCACTTTATATTCTGACGTCATCGAGAGCGGCACCCGCGACGCCGCCAAGATCAAGTCGCACCACAACGTCGGCGGCCTGCCCGAAGACATGGACCTCGACCTGGTCGAGCCGCTTCGGCACATCTTCAAAGATGAGGTGCGCAACGTGGCTGCGGAGCTGGGGCTGCCCGACAACATGGTCTGGCGCCAGCCGTTCCCGGGGCCTGGCCTCGCCATCCGCATCATCGGTGAAGTCACCCACGAGCGGCTGGAGCTCCTGCGCGAAGCTGATTTCATCCTGCAGGAAGAGGTCCGCCGCGCCGGTCTTTACCGCGACCTCTGGCAGTCGTTCTGCGTACTGCCGGCGATCAGGAGCGTCGGCGTCATGGGCGACGAGCGTACTTATGCTTACCCGATCATAATCCGCGCCGTGACCAGCGAAGACGCGATGACAGCAGACTGGGCGCGCCTGCCCTACGATCTGCTGGAGACGGTGTCGAGCCGCATCATAAACGAGGTGCCTGGCGTGAACCGGGTGGCGCTGGATATATCGTCTAAGCCACCCAGCACCATTGAGTGGGAGTAG
- a CDS encoding complex I NDUFA9 subunit family protein — translation MKVFITGATGFVGRHIASRLVEDRHELRCLVRSTESDSAWFLKGIGAEVVEGDIHVSHSLASGAAGCDAVIHLVGIIFEGQGAATFEQVHVEGTRNMLVAADAAGIRRFVHMSALGTREGAGAAYHRTKWDAEEMVRASGLDYTIFRPSIIYGPGGEFINMLRRQIRLMPVVPVIGNGSYRMQPISVDDVAAAFSASLTTADAVNRVYEIGGPAALSYDEMIETICRVMGKRRAKAHVPVALVRPVAWFSEKVMPKPLLTRDQLAMLLTDNVCDIRAMREELGVEPVSFEDGLRGVL, via the coding sequence ATGAAGGTATTCATAACAGGCGCCACCGGTTTCGTCGGCAGACATATCGCTTCGCGGCTGGTTGAGGACAGGCACGAACTCAGATGCCTCGTCCGCTCGACTGAGAGCGATTCTGCCTGGTTCCTCAAGGGAATCGGTGCTGAGGTCGTCGAGGGCGACATCCATGTCAGCCACTCTCTGGCCAGCGGCGCCGCCGGTTGTGACGCTGTAATTCATCTGGTAGGGATCATCTTCGAAGGGCAGGGAGCGGCTACTTTCGAGCAGGTCCATGTGGAAGGCACGCGCAACATGCTGGTGGCCGCGGACGCGGCGGGAATCAGGCGATTCGTACACATGAGCGCCCTCGGAACCCGGGAAGGCGCCGGCGCAGCATACCACCGCACCAAGTGGGATGCCGAGGAGATGGTCCGCGCCAGTGGGCTCGACTACACGATCTTCAGACCCTCCATCATCTATGGCCCGGGGGGTGAGTTCATCAACATGCTCAGGCGGCAGATACGCCTGATGCCGGTCGTGCCGGTGATCGGCAACGGCAGCTACCGCATGCAGCCCATCTCGGTCGATGACGTCGCGGCGGCTTTTTCCGCGAGTTTGACTACAGCTGACGCGGTGAACAGGGTCTACGAGATCGGCGGACCGGCAGCGCTGAGCTATGACGAGATGATCGAAACTATCTGCCGGGTCATGGGAAAGCGGCGGGCGAAAGCCCATGTTCCTGTGGCGCTCGTGCGCCCGGTCGCCTGGTTCAGCGAGAAGGTGATGCCCAAGCCGCTGCTGACCCGGGATCAGCTGGCGATGCTGCTGACTGACAACGTCTGTGATATCAGGGCGATGCGGGAGGAGCTGGGGGTGGAGCCGGTTTCGTTCGAGGATGGGCTGCGGGGCGTGCTGTAG
- the cobT gene encoding nicotinate-nucleotide--dimethylbenzimidazole phosphoribosyltransferase, whose protein sequence is MQKLNETIEKIDGPDIKSMRLARERQDQLTKPKGSLGVLEELSIKMAGIQRKPLPEVTKKVIIVMAGDHGVAAEGVSAFPQEVTPQMVANFAAGGAGINVLARHAGAEVRIVDMGVATVVDIPGVINRKIRPGTANMVEGPAMTREQAIACIEAGIEVAEAEIAAGADLLGTGDMGIANTTASSAILTVFSGADLLHSVGRGTGIGSEALEIKREVITEAIRANQPDKRDGLDVLAKVGGLEIGGLAGVILGAAANGVAVIIDGFISGAAAMVAASLCPESRSYMIASHVSVEPGHKLMLDELSLKPMLFMNMRLGEGTGAALASSLVEASCKVLSEMATFAEAGVAEKSEDLSEKGAGI, encoded by the coding sequence ATGCAGAAACTCAACGAGACAATCGAGAAGATCGACGGCCCGGACATCAAGTCCATGCGCCTGGCGCGGGAACGGCAGGACCAGTTGACCAAGCCGAAGGGAAGCCTGGGCGTGCTGGAGGAGCTTTCCATCAAAATGGCAGGGATCCAGCGGAAGCCCCTCCCCGAGGTCACCAAAAAAGTCATAATCGTCATGGCCGGCGACCACGGTGTCGCCGCTGAGGGTGTCAGTGCCTTCCCTCAGGAAGTGACGCCGCAGATGGTTGCCAATTTCGCGGCCGGCGGCGCGGGCATCAATGTGCTGGCGCGGCATGCGGGGGCCGAGGTCCGAATCGTTGACATGGGCGTTGCGACCGTGGTCGATATCCCGGGTGTCATCAACAGGAAGATCCGCCCCGGCACCGCCAACATGGTTGAGGGACCGGCGATGACCCGCGAGCAGGCGATCGCCTGTATCGAAGCCGGTATCGAAGTAGCCGAGGCTGAGATTGCCGCCGGCGCGGACCTGCTGGGCACGGGAGACATGGGTATCGCCAATACAACCGCCAGCAGCGCCATACTCACTGTCTTCTCAGGCGCCGACCTGCTGCACAGCGTCGGCCGGGGCACCGGCATCGGTTCCGAGGCCCTTGAGATCAAGCGGGAAGTGATCACCGAAGCCATCCGCGCCAACCAGCCTGACAAGCGTGACGGCCTCGACGTGCTCGCCAAGGTCGGCGGCCTCGAGATCGGCGGCCTGGCCGGAGTCATCCTCGGTGCGGCAGCCAACGGCGTTGCAGTAATAATCGACGGATTTATCAGCGGCGCCGCCGCGATGGTAGCCGCAAGCCTTTGCCCGGAGAGCCGCAGTTACATGATCGCCTCGCACGTGAGCGTCGAGCCCGGCCACAAGCTGATGCTGGACGAGCTGTCCCTGAAGCCGATGCTGTTCATGAACATGCGTCTGGGCGAAGGCACCGGCGCGGCGCTGGCGTCGAGCCTGGTGGAGGCCAGCTGCAAGGTCCTTTCCGAGATGGCGACCTTCGCCGAGGCGGGAGTGGCCGAGAAGAGTGAAGACCTGAGCGAAAAGGGAGCAGGGATCTAA
- a CDS encoding cytochrome c: MSKSIRFAIALGLGIVFVLTVSVFAFAGDSTGSAVYQQYCAGCHGASGQGTAYGPNIQGESAKEVSSVTRKGEDDEMPAYGRSAINDSQLKALAAYVAGLQKSSDDEYDRDDDDNAGGSQYGGDRDDDRDDRDSGRNGDRNRRSNRSRD, translated from the coding sequence GTGAGCAAATCCATTCGTTTCGCAATTGCTTTGGGTCTCGGCATCGTGTTCGTGCTCACCGTGAGCGTGTTCGCATTCGCCGGCGACTCGACGGGCAGTGCCGTCTATCAGCAGTACTGCGCAGGATGTCATGGAGCCAGCGGGCAGGGAACGGCCTACGGTCCCAACATCCAGGGCGAGTCTGCGAAGGAAGTTTCGTCAGTCACCCGCAAGGGCGAGGATGACGAGATGCCCGCCTACGGCAGGTCTGCGATCAACGACAGTCAGCTCAAGGCACTAGCCGCCTATGTCGCCGGACTTCAGAAGTCCAGTGACGATGAGTATGACCGCGATGATGACGACAATGCCGGTGGCAGCCAGTATGGCGGCGACCGGGATGACGATCGTGACGACCGCGACAGTGGCCGCAACGGCGATCGCAACCGCAGGAGCAATCGTAGCCGCGACTAG
- a CDS encoding (Fe-S)-binding protein, producing MPEVPPNKPSFKLMRKKKRRDSNITLMNNRLWTTLIKYEPFKKCSDCGFCYDFCPAYSVAGENTQSADPEHENGKVRPESKYGFFQVEKRLSACLLCKACFPSCSTGRTPDEVVLNLRECRLESQGMSLAYRILFRGVLPYPNRIDHAVRLISLIKKLGLVRLAKALNFDTRSLRLADAITARTPNAHDSTTSSNDTAIESGKTVTYFRSCGFDHFLPEVRLATMNILNNAGYNVDHANNHCCGLPSYANGDTGTARELAKKNIKLLESSEIILTECAGCSSFLKKYSDLFADEPEYEDIAWRFVERVKDSHELFQSDLLMIPQYPVNSASVDIKVTYHDPCHLNRYQGITEEPRKILNAIPGIEYVELPESDWCCGGPGLYSVTNNDTSIKILRRKIRNIKRTNADIVATACPACIIQLSDGIRREGLKVDVMHVNQLVAQYAAVPAR from the coding sequence ATGCCGGAAGTGCCACCCAATAAGCCGTCATTTAAACTGATGCGCAAAAAGAAACGACGCGACTCCAACATCACCTTAATGAATAACCGACTCTGGACCACATTAATCAAATACGAACCATTTAAAAAGTGCTCTGACTGCGGATTTTGCTACGATTTTTGCCCAGCTTACTCGGTTGCTGGTGAGAACACGCAATCTGCCGATCCTGAGCATGAAAATGGCAAAGTTAGGCCTGAAAGTAAATACGGATTTTTCCAGGTTGAAAAACGGTTGTCTGCCTGCCTCCTGTGCAAGGCATGTTTTCCCTCGTGCTCTACTGGAAGGACACCAGACGAAGTTGTCCTGAACCTAAGGGAGTGTCGGCTTGAATCTCAAGGTATGAGCCTGGCTTACAGGATCTTATTCCGTGGGGTGCTGCCTTATCCGAACAGAATAGACCATGCCGTGAGACTTATCTCGCTGATAAAGAAGCTCGGGCTGGTCCGCCTGGCAAAGGCGCTTAATTTTGATACAAGGAGTTTGAGACTGGCTGATGCCATCACGGCAAGAACGCCAAATGCTCATGACAGCACCACTTCGTCGAATGATACAGCCATCGAGTCAGGGAAAACCGTAACTTATTTCAGGAGTTGCGGATTTGATCACTTCCTGCCCGAAGTGAGGCTCGCCACCATGAATATCCTCAATAACGCAGGATACAATGTCGATCATGCAAACAATCATTGCTGTGGCCTTCCCTCATATGCCAACGGCGATACGGGGACAGCCAGGGAGTTGGCGAAGAAAAACATCAAGCTCCTCGAAAGTTCCGAGATAATTCTGACCGAATGCGCGGGCTGCTCGTCTTTCCTGAAGAAATATTCTGACCTATTCGCCGACGAGCCCGAATATGAGGACATCGCCTGGCGTTTTGTGGAGCGTGTCAAAGACTCGCATGAGCTTTTCCAGAGCGATCTACTGATGATTCCGCAGTATCCAGTAAATAGTGCATCCGTGGATATCAAAGTTACATATCACGACCCCTGCCATCTTAACCGCTACCAGGGCATCACTGAGGAACCTAGAAAGATACTAAACGCGATCCCTGGAATAGAATATGTCGAACTGCCGGAATCCGACTGGTGCTGTGGCGGGCCAGGCCTATACAGTGTCACGAATAATGACACATCCATCAAGATATTAAGAAGGAAGATAAGAAATATCAAAAGGACCAATGCAGACATTGTCGCCACAGCATGTCCCGCCTGCATTATTCAGCTTTCAGATGGAATAAGGAGGGAAGGACTGAAGGTGGATGTCATGCATGTAAATCAACTGGTGGCGCAATATGCTGCTGTGCCTGCCCGGTGA
- a CDS encoding endonuclease III, translating to MVVTPARLPVIIRYLDQEYFRPRFAPRYPPVDELVFTICSQNTTDINAGRALESLKKKYPAWEDAARAPVGSIASAIRMSGISGPKSRYIKETLMAILAEHGNLELGFLEEMGDREALDYLTQFPGVGIKTAACVLMFAFGRPVMPVDTHVFRVCKRLDFLPEDATREEAHWILNAIVPEDDRYSFHINLVLHGRKVCKALRPRCGECLIEGLCPGAII from the coding sequence ATGGTCGTCACTCCCGCACGCCTGCCGGTCATCATCCGCTACCTCGACCAGGAATATTTCCGGCCGCGCTTCGCGCCCCGTTATCCGCCGGTCGACGAGCTGGTCTTCACGATCTGCTCCCAGAACACTACCGACATAAACGCCGGCCGGGCCCTGGAATCGCTGAAGAAGAAATATCCGGCCTGGGAAGACGCCGCCCGGGCGCCGGTGGGCAGTATCGCCAGCGCCATCAGGATGAGCGGCATCTCCGGCCCAAAGTCACGCTATATCAAGGAGACCCTTATGGCGATCCTGGCCGAGCACGGGAACCTTGAACTGGGGTTCCTGGAGGAAATGGGTGACCGTGAGGCGCTGGACTACCTGACGCAATTTCCCGGCGTCGGAATAAAGACCGCCGCCTGCGTGCTGATGTTCGCCTTCGGGCGGCCGGTGATGCCGGTGGACACGCATGTGTTCCGCGTCTGCAAGCGCCTTGATTTTCTGCCGGAAGACGCCACCCGTGAGGAAGCCCACTGGATCCTTAACGCGATCGTGCCAGAGGATGACCGCTACAGCTTTCACATCAACCTGGTGCTGCATGGGCGGAAAGTCTGCAAGGCGCTGCGGCCGAGGTGCGGGGAGTGTCTGATCGAGGGGCTTTGCCCGGGGGCGATTATTTAA
- a CDS encoding diacylglycerol kinase family lipid kinase yields MKIPLIYNPAAGSCGERRAMKIATALEAYGAVVVPMGTKAPGDATDLARSAADSGASRIVVAGGDGTINEVVNGMAGSDVDLAIIPVGTVNVLAKALSVPSHINDACRLAVRGESIPLDLGIAGDRYFTLMAGVGFDALTIKNLDPVLKRALRHAAFPISGIKTLVTEELPLISVKGGGHETEGYFVVAANSRYYGGRFGPTPLAHMQDGLLDFCVLKEKSFTEMIRFWVSALMKEQLEEPLAEYFRSDMAEISCPSGEPVLVQTDGEIVGELPVKIGLIPGGLRVCAGIGS; encoded by the coding sequence TTGAAGATCCCACTTATATATAACCCGGCGGCGGGAAGCTGTGGCGAGCGGCGAGCGATGAAGATCGCTACGGCCCTCGAAGCTTACGGCGCCGTCGTCGTTCCCATGGGCACCAAAGCGCCTGGCGACGCGACTGACCTCGCACGGAGCGCGGCGGACAGCGGCGCCAGCCGCATCGTCGTCGCCGGCGGCGACGGCACCATCAACGAAGTCGTCAACGGCATGGCCGGAAGCGACGTCGACCTAGCGATCATCCCCGTGGGCACCGTCAATGTACTCGCCAAGGCCCTTTCCGTCCCTTCCCATATAAACGACGCCTGCCGGCTTGCGGTCAGAGGCGAGAGCATCCCGCTGGACCTGGGTATCGCCGGCGACCGCTACTTCACCCTGATGGCCGGCGTCGGTTTCGATGCGCTGACCATCAAGAACCTTGATCCGGTGCTCAAGCGGGCGCTCCGCCATGCAGCCTTCCCGATCTCCGGGATCAAGACTCTGGTCACGGAAGAACTGCCGCTGATATCGGTGAAGGGCGGCGGCCACGAGACTGAGGGTTATTTCGTGGTCGCGGCCAACTCGCGCTATTATGGCGGCCGCTTCGGGCCGACACCGCTGGCGCATATGCAGGACGGGCTGCTGGATTTCTGCGTGCTCAAGGAGAAGAGCTTTACGGAGATGATCAGGTTCTGGGTCAGCGCCCTGATGAAAGAGCAGCTGGAGGAACCGCTGGCCGAATATTTCCGTTCGGACATGGCCGAGATAAGCTGTCCCTCGGGCGAACCGGTGCTGGTGCAGACCGACGGTGAGATCGTCGGCGAACTGCCGGTGAAGATAGGGTTGATTCCCGGAGGATTGCGGGTGTGCGCGGGGATCGGATCCTGA
- a CDS encoding histidinol-phosphatase HisJ family protein has product MTDLPDYHIHTPFCGHAGGEMEQYVLAARELGLPEMGFADHLPLFHIDDPTLAMAQSDLPLYIDKVRDLQVAHSDYPVRLGIEADYISTHLDEVAKALARYEFDYVYGSVHFIGGWGIDQSRFKFVFERRDINEVYESYFGLVMDAARSGLFDVMTHIDVVKKYGHRPTTDMKPLYRDVARTLAKSDVAVELNASGLSRPVEEIYPSLEILEILHEYGVPITFGSDAHKPSQVGREFDKLLVLARSAGYTDYVGFEARKRIPRPLPSIPE; this is encoded by the coding sequence ATGACTGATTTACCTGACTACCACATCCACACACCTTTCTGCGGGCACGCAGGTGGCGAGATGGAGCAATACGTGCTGGCGGCACGCGAGCTCGGCCTGCCGGAGATGGGTTTCGCCGACCACCTGCCTCTGTTCCATATCGACGACCCGACTCTGGCGATGGCCCAGTCTGACCTTCCACTCTATATAGACAAGGTGAGGGACCTTCAGGTAGCTCACTCAGACTACCCGGTGAGACTCGGCATCGAGGCGGATTACATCAGCACTCACCTGGACGAAGTCGCCAAAGCGCTGGCGCGTTACGAGTTCGACTATGTATATGGCTCGGTGCATTTCATCGGCGGCTGGGGCATCGATCAGTCCCGGTTCAAGTTCGTGTTCGAGCGCCGGGACATCAACGAGGTCTACGAGAGCTATTTCGGGCTGGTGATGGATGCAGCCCGCTCCGGGCTCTTCGATGTGATGACGCACATTGACGTGGTCAAGAAATACGGGCACCGGCCCACGACGGATATGAAACCTCTTTACAGGGATGTCGCCCGGACGCTGGCGAAGAGCGATGTGGCGGTGGAGCTTAATGCATCAGGGCTGAGCCGCCCCGTGGAGGAGATTTACCCCAGCCTGGAGATCCTCGAGATCCTGCACGAGTACGGAGTTCCGATAACTTTCGGCTCTGACGCTCACAAACCGTCCCAGGTCGGACGCGAGTTCGACAAGCTGCTGGTCCTGGCACGCAGCGCCGGCTATACCGACTATGTCGGTTTTGAAGCGCGAAAGCGGATTCCCCGGCCGCTGCCGTCGATCCCGGAGTAG
- a CDS encoding metal-dependent transcriptional regulator has translation MPDEVLTEAVEEYLEAIYKMSLEGPVIAARLAENMGVSPPTVADMLKRLSEKGLVKTSRRDGVKLTKKGLEAAETMVRRHRLWERFLTDVLGLNWDEVHEEACRLEHAMSPQVEEKLADILGHPETCPHGFPIPGTRGAKKRAREAKPLSMLSVGDEAVIERVTEEDSQLLQYLSSLGLLPEAKISIKEIAPFRGPMLVQVCGAQYALGQEVASKIMVKAK, from the coding sequence ATGCCTGACGAGGTGCTCACCGAAGCTGTTGAGGAATATCTGGAAGCCATATACAAGATGTCCCTGGAGGGTCCGGTCATCGCCGCGCGCCTTGCCGAGAATATGGGCGTATCGCCGCCGACTGTGGCCGACATGCTCAAGCGCCTCTCGGAGAAAGGCCTGGTCAAGACCAGCCGCCGTGACGGCGTCAAGCTGACTAAAAAGGGACTCGAGGCCGCCGAGACCATGGTCCGCCGCCACCGCCTCTGGGAACGCTTTCTCACCGACGTCCTCGGCCTCAATTGGGACGAAGTCCACGAAGAAGCCTGCCGCCTCGAACACGCCATGAGCCCTCAGGTGGAAGAAAAGCTCGCCGATATCCTCGGCCATCCCGAGACCTGTCCCCACGGATTCCCCATACCCGGCACTCGGGGCGCCAAAAAGCGTGCCCGTGAGGCCAAGCCCCTTTCGATGCTGTCGGTCGGCGACGAAGCTGTCATCGAGCGGGTCACCGAAGAAGATTCCCAGCTGCTGCAGTACCTTTCCTCACTGGGCCTGCTTCCCGAAGCGAAGATCTCCATTAAGGAGATTGCACCGTTCAGGGGCCCGATGCTGGTGCAGGTCTGCGGCGCCCAGTATGCCCTCGGCCAGGAAGTGGCTTCCAAGATCATGGTAAAGGCCAAGTAG